Within Triticum dicoccoides isolate Atlit2015 ecotype Zavitan chromosome 1B, WEW_v2.0, whole genome shotgun sequence, the genomic segment gggtaagctgctCATGGATGAATACAATCTGCACAAGAGCATCAAGAAAGATGTTGAGTTCCTCCGGAAGGAGCTTGAGGGCATGCACGCTGCTCTGGCCAAGGTTGGTGAGGTGCCACGTGACCAGCTCGACAAGCAAGTCAAGCTCTGGGCCGATGAGGTCAGAGACATCTCATACGACATGGAGGATGTCGTCGACAAGTTCCTCGTACGTGTCGACTGCATTGAGCCTCACGACAACACCAACAGATTCAACGGGCTCATGAAGAAGATGGCCGACttgttcaagaaaggcaagaatcACCATCAGATAGCTGACGCCATCAAGGAAATCAAGGAGCAACTCCATGAGGTGGCTGCTAGGCGTGACAGGAACAAGGTCGATGGTATTGCTCCTAATCCCACAACAGTTGCTATTGATCCTCGTCTTCGGGCTTTGTACACAGATGCCACAGAGCTGGTTGGAATTTATGGGAAGAGGGATCAAGGCCTCTTGAGGTTGCTCTCCATCGAGGACGGCGATGCATCTAGCAAGAGGCTGAAGAAGATCTCCATTGTTGGATTTGGAGGGTTGGGAAAGACCACTCTTGCTAGAGCAGTATACGAGAAGATCAAATGTGATTTTGCTTGCAAGGCATTTGTTTCCATCGGTCGGAACCCTGACATCAAGAAGATTTTTAGGGATATTCTTGTTGATCTTGACAACTCTATCTCAAATCTTGCAATATTGGATGAAAGACAGCTTATCAACAAGCTTCTTGAAGTCCTCGACAACAAGAGGTATGCAtcactgtttgagcagaatttactATTCTTTTTTTCAACACTCCTGGGTGTCATTTGACCACCATACTTTGCAAGCATATGTAACATTTGCTCATAATCATTTCCATATTATTTTGAAATATTTCGCTCTGTTTTCTTGCGTGGGCATAGTGGGGGTGCACCGAACTGGGCTCAACCACTACTTTTCTTTTTTATTAATTATTCAGCAGAGACAAAATAAAGGAATTATGGCCGAACCATTACTAGATACAAAATTGACACCTATGACTAAGTAGACTTCTTGCACATCGACTTCAAGAAGAGATAAATGTCCTTGCACCATCGTTGGCACATTAAACTGGAGGTGGCAACAAGGATTTTCTTCCTAGTCATCGCGACCAGCCAATGAAGACCATCACAACAGCATGTAGGCAAcaccttcaacaaggtaacaatGCAAGTTCGTCACTGCTGAGCCTGACCAAAAAAGGTCAGGACAAGAGTTTTCACCCCGGACATGAAGCAATGTTCGAATCATTGTCTTGCAAAACGGATCGTCCGATAGTCGCCTACATCAGTGTTGCCAAAAGGCACTAGCATATTGGTTGGACACCTTCCCACGTCAGACCACCGCCATGACCGTCGAGTGAACGCCCATGTCTCGTGTGAAACAGGCCACTACCATTCTACACCGAGGCGAATCGCATTGCAACATCCACCTTATCGCCGGAACCGCTGCCACAAATATAGAAGTAGGTGGGGAACCACCAGTGCGCCCCTTGTCATCGACCAGGGCTTTGCCACCAGCACCTTGAGCATCCTCGTGCGATGGCTGATGTCCTTTCACCGGACGGAGATTCTCTTTGTGTCAGCGGCAAGTGTTACACGTGACAACCGCCGTTGCGCCTGTAAATACGTTGATGTGCATGCAGATGTGCTGTTCACTGCTTGATCTCCTTACAGAGGTAGTGGAGGGTCGTCACCCCGCAGCAACGACCAACAGAGGCCACCCCCGCTGTCCCCATGACTAACCACGCATCCTGGAGGATAATGTTGTGCGTGACGTCATCGATGTGAACGTTGgcgccacgagctccgcctctaTCGCACAATGGCATGCCGGCACCAGCGTACCCAAAGACAGCACCGGAACGCCATCAACCAAATCTACTCTGTTTCCAGGCGCATCCGATACGGCGATCGTCCGTGCACTTCCCATTACCACCTTGGTCGAGACCAGACAAATTTTCACGATACTCGCGCGATCGTCGGCAATACCAGAGCCGTCCCATGTCACCCAATCAGATTGATCGCCCGCATCCACGCCGGCATCCTGGATGCCTATTGCTTGGCCAAACCATCGCCAGCATCACTTGCATGGGCCATGAGGACCGGCCTGCTTGCTCATGCGCATGCGCCCGCAACCAGTGCAGCGACAGCCATCGCCTCCTTCGACGGAGCGTCTCCGTTCAGGCGTGCGTGTGACCCCGCCGCCACCGAAGCAGCCACCGCTGACGCGTTTCCGCTTGCTAACCCTTGTATGCGCACCGCCGTAATCGGCACAGCCATCGTCACCTATGACTGCAGAGACATCGACGAGAATGGCGAGATCCAGGTAGGTACAGGCGGGGGGACGGTAAATATTAGGATGATCCTTGTGTCCTGTAATGCAGTAGAATAAATCGGTTTTGTTTTCCCTGGTTAGTATGATAAGCCTGCTGATTTACAGCTAGTAGCAGCAGCCAATTCTATTTTGTAGTCCTGGTTAGCACTAGGCTGCTCAAACATGGACGCTCCCCCGAAATCCAGCCCGTCCGCGCGTGGGTCGCGATGGCTAATTAATATAGCCCATTCGCAAATACCTTTCTGGTTAATTACCGGGTCGGCAAATACGTCGCGTTATACACCAAGGCAGTGGCCCAGGGCGGCATTTACTATCGTATAAATACGCGACACACTTGGTGACACCGGCCTCTCGGGGCTGAGTGGGTGTGATTGAGCAAGCGCTCTATATTGTTCCTCGCACTGCAGATTTCCCCCAAGCCGTTGGCTGCGGAAGAACAAAGTTAGGAGTGGAGATGAGTTCTGCACTGACGGAGATGAGTGTCACAGGGCAGCTGGGTGTATTGATTCCCTCTAGGTTGTATTTTTATTTGCTATAACGCATGTTGGCTGACCGAGAGGTGAATTATTGCTGTTGGGGTGGATGTGGTGCACACGTCTCGCATGTCCAATGCCGTCCCTGCTTCTTGCCATGGTTAAAATAATTTTCCACTGTCTCGCGCGATTAACGTGTACCTCACTATGTAGCCTTGGGGCATTGCCGATCTTAATGACCTTTTCATCACAAAGGATGGAAGCATGGCGCATACGTACGATGCAGCATCTACTAGCAAAAACATGCAGTACCCCAGGTCGCTCCCGCGGGTGGCCCGGgagcgaaccctagccgccgccagcgcAGGCCCCTCCGGCCCctccttccctcgccgccgccggcggacgttgccgggcgaagcccgcgcggctcggcggcggcggggcccttccCTCCTCCAGCTCGAGCAGGGGCGGCGCGGGCCGTTCGTTCGGGCGGGGACTCGGCGCGGCGCTCGCGCGGGTGCGCGCACCGGCGAGGGTTGCCGTGTTCGGGATGGCGTGGCGAGGGCGCgcaaggcgcggcgcgggcgcgttCGGTCTTCGGCGGCGTAGATCGGACGCTGGATCGGGAATCGCATTGGcggcgcccgatccagatctgaaggcTTCCGTCTACTTCAACCAGGGCTGCCTCCGATGGTCCTGCTTTCGGCGGCCTTTGTCGTCGGAGTTGTACCGGTTTGGCGGCTGGAGGTGGGAGGTGGCTCCGGAGAAATCCGAGGCCAGCAGTGCTGGTCACGACGGCGGCGACGCCCGAGGGCGCCgtacccttcttggaggcgccgtcCAGATtgcctccttcccctcttccttaCACCCAGCTCGTATGCCGGGCGAAAGCCCAAATCCATGCCGGATTGAGCGACAGCGGCGCTCCGGGCGTCGTCACCTTCTTGGGGGTGTCGTTCTTGGTGAGCTTGGGGTGGATGTGATGCTTTGGTTGCTTGGCGGCGGATTGGTCTTCAGAAGCCCTGCCGGTCTCggcggagcggtgcttcatcctactcatggatggcggcgtatctcggcggcgtggcgcagtggagattCGGCGTCCGATGTGTggcgatggactcgcgcaggaggacgaagctgtctggtgtcgtggtgacgtcgatagttgagtggccagacaaggtagaagcctcaatttgatctgaagacggacctgtggaagatggcggcgacgacacacgagtgcgtctgaccggattatgccccagacccggtatgtggctcggctggggcttccgaatgtgtttcggttccggcttttgatgttaggcttaggtgagtggtctgggtagtggcccaactagcaccccttcatcattttggataggagtagcggcatatgttgccaagatggtggattcaggcacattgttgtaatactttgtaaggtccttgagaataatcaataaagtggccgtatgcatctcccagatgcagaggccgggggtcatcctccttttctaacaaAAAACATGGATGCATGGGGCATTGGGGCTACAACTAATCCTGCTCCCAGGGGTACACATGGAAACTAGCTAAAAACCATCGCACGAGGGGGCGCTTTCAGAACTTGTGCATCCAGATCATGGCCATGAGCAGCAGGTTCACAATGCCCAGGCTGAATAGGTTCTTTAGACATGCTTGATTCTGTTCAAGCAGTGCTACGTGCCGATACACCTGGTTGGCGGTGTGGTGAGAGGCAGGAGGTGTGGAGCTAACCTGGGACTTGGATGACAGGAACACGGTGTGTGGCTTCAGCGAGATAAGAGAAATGAAGATGGATAACTGAGGAGAACGGTTGGTCGGCATGATAATTTATAAGCAAGCCAGATGCTCAAAAACCCCAGCGGGGAGTGTCTCGCAGCTAGCCGTTGGGGCTGGGATGGTGGCGCCCAACGGCTCGGTTCCTGCCATGTGCTACACATATCAGGTGAGTGATACGCGTCTATACCGCATACACATACAATACGGGGGGAGTGGAGAATGTTATACGGCTAGTGCGTATTGGAGTTGCATGAATCGCGTGNNNNNNNNNNNNNNNNNNNNNNNNNNNNNNNNNNNNNNNNNNNNNNNNNNNNNNNNNNNNNNNNNNNNNNNNNNNNNNNNNNNNNNNNNNNNNNNNNNNNNNNNNNNNNNNNNNNNNNNNNNNNNNNNNNNNNNNNNNNNNNNNNNNNNNNNNNNNNNNNNNNNNNNNNNNNNNNNNNNNNNNNNNNNNNNNNNNNNNNNNNNNNNNNNNNNNNNNNNNNNNNNNNNNNNNNNNNNNNNNNNNNNNNNNNNNNNNNNNNNNNNNNNNNNNNNNNNNNNNNNNNNNNNNNNNNNNNNNNNNNNNNNNNNNNNNNNNNNNNNNNNNNNNNNNNNNNNNNNNNNNNNNNNNNNNNNNNNNNNNNNNNNNNNNNNNNNNNNNNNNNNNNNNNNNNNNNNNNNNNNNNNNNNNNNNNNNNNNNNNNNNNNNNNNNNNNNNNNNNNNNNNNNNNNNNNNNNNNNNNNNNNNNNNNNNNNNNNNNNNNNNNNNNNNNNNNNNNNNNNNNNNNNNNNNNNNNNNNNNNNNNNNNNNNNNNNNNNNNNNNNNNNNNNNNNNNNNNNNNNNNNNNNNNNNNNNNNNNNNNNNNNNNNNNNNNNNNNNNNNNNNNNNNNNNNNNNNNNNNNNNNNNNNNNNNNNNNNNNNNNNNNNNNNNNNNNNNNNNNNNNNNNNNNNNNNNNNNNNNNNNNNNNNNNNNNNNNNNNNNNNNNNNNNNNNNNNNNNNNNNNNNNNNNNNNNNNNNNNNNNNNNNNNNNNNNNNNNNNNNNNNNNNNNNNNNNNNNNNNNNNNNNNNNNNNNNNNNNNNNNNNNNNNNNNNNNNNNNNNNNNNNNNNNNNNNNNNNNNNNNNNNNNNNNNNNNNNNNNNNNNNNNNNNNNNNNNNNNNNNNNNNNNNNNNNNNNNNNNNNNNNNNNNNNNNNNNNNNNNNNNNNNNNNNNNNNNNNNNNNNNNNNNNNNNNNNNNNNNNNNNNNNNNNNNNNNNNNNNNNNNNNNNNNNNNNNNNNNNNNNNNNNNNNNNNNNNNNNNNNNNNNNNNNNNNNNNNNNNNNNNNNNNNNNNNNNNNNNNNNNNNNNNNNNNNNNNNNNNNNNNNNNNNNNNNNNNNNNNNNNNNNNNNNNNNNNNNNNNNNNNNNNNNNNNNNNNNNNNNNNNNNNNNNNNNNNNNNNNNNNNNNNNNNNNNNNNNNNNNNNNNNNNNNNNNNNNNNNNNNNNNNNNNNNNNNNNNNNNNNNNNNNNNNNNNNNNNNNNNNNNNNNNNNNNNNNNNNNNNNNNNNNNNNNNNNNNNNNNNNNNNNNNNNNNNNNNNNNNNNNNNNNNNNNNNNNNNNNNNNNNNNNNNNNNNNNNNNNNNNNNNNNNNNNNNNNNNNNNNNNNNNNNNNNNNNNNNNNNNNNNNNNNNNNNNNNNNNNNNNNNNNNNNNNNNNNNNNNNNNNNNNNNNNNNNNNNNNNNNNNNNNNNNNNNNNNNNNNNNNNNNNNNNNNNNNNNNNNNNNNNNNNNNNNNNNNNNNNNNNNNNNNNNNNNNNNNNNNNNNNNNNNNNNNNNNNNNNNNNNNNNNNNNNNNNNNNNNNNNNNNNNNNNNNNNNNNNNNNNNNNNNNNNNNNNNNNNNNNNNNNNNNNNNNNNNNNNNNNNNNNNNNNNNNNNNNNNNNNNNNNNNNNNNNNNNNNNNNNNNNNNNNNNNNNNNNNNNNNNNNNNNNNNNNNNNNNNNNNNNNNNNNNNNNNNNNNNNNNNNNNNNNNNNNNNNNNNNNNNNNNNNNNNNNNNNNNNNNNNNNNNNNNNNNNNNNNNNNNNNNNNNNNNNNNNNNNNNNNNNNNNNNNNNNNNNNNNNNNNNNNNNNNNNNNNNNNNNNNNNNNNNNNNNNNNNNNNNNNNNNNNNNNNNNNNNNNNNNNNNNNNNNNNNNNNNNNNNNNNNNNNNNNNNNNNNNNNNNNNNNNNNNNNNNNNNNNNNNNNNNNNNNNNNNNNNNNNNNNNNNNNNNNNNNNNNNNNNNNNNNNNNNNNNNNNNNNNNNNNNNNNNNNNNNNNNNNNNNNNNNNNNNNNNNNNNNNNNNNNNNNNNNNNNNNNNNNNNNNNNNNNNNNNNNNNNNNNNNNNNNNNNNNNNNNNNNNNNNNNNNNNNNNNNNNNNNNNNNNNNNNNNNNNNNNNNNNNNNNNNNNNNNNNNNNNNNNNNNNNNNNNNNNNNNNNNNNNNNNNNNNNNNNNNNNNNNNNNNNNNNNNNNNNNNNNNNNNNNNNNNNNNNNNNNNNNNNNNNNNNNNNNNNNNNNNNNNNNNNNNNNNNNNNNNNNNNNNNNNNNNNNNNNNNNNNNNNNNNNNNNNNNNNNNNNNNNNNNNNNNNNNNNNNNNNNNNNNNNNNNNNNNNNNNNNNNNNNNNNNNNNNNNNNNNNNNNNNNNNNNNNNNNNNNNNNNNNNNNNNNNNNNNNNNNNNNNNNNNNNNNNNNNNNNNNNNNNNNNNNNNNNNNNNNNNNNNNNNNNNNNNNNNNNNNNNNNNNNNNNNNNNNNNNNNNNNNNNNNNNNNNNNNNNNNNNNNNNNNNNNNNNNNNNNNNNNNNNNNNNNNNNNNNNNNNNNNNNNNNNNNNNNNNNNNNNNNNNNNNNNNNNNNNNNNNNNNNNNNNNNNNNNNNNNNNNNNNNNNNNNNNNNNNNNNNNNNNNNNNNNNNNNNNNNNNNNNNNNNNNNNNNNNNNNNNNNNNNNNNNNNNNNNNNNNNNNNNNNNNNNNNNNNNNNNNNNNNNNNNNNNNNNNNNNNNNNNNNNNNNNNNNNNNNNNNNNNNNNNNNNNNNNNNNNNNNNNNNNNNNNNNNNNNNNNNNNNNNNNNNNNNNNNNNNNNNNNNNNNNNNNNNNNNNNNNNNNNNNNNNNNNNNNNNNNNNNNNNNNNNNNNNNNNNNNNNNNNNNNNNNNNNNNNNNNNNNNNNNNNNNNNNNNNNNNNNNNNNNNNNNNNNNNNNNNNNNNNNNNNNNNNNNNNNNNNNNNNNNNNNNNNNNNNNNNNNNNNNNNNNNNNNNNNNNNNNNNNNNNNNNNNNNNNNNNNNNNNNNNNNNNNNNNNNNNNNNNNNNNNNNNNNNNNNNNNNNNNNNNNNNNNNNNNNNNNNNNNNNNNNNNNNNNNNNNNNNNNNNNNNNNNNNNNNNNNNNNNNNNNNNNNNNNNNNNNNNNNNNNNNNNNNNNNNNNNNNNNNNNNNNNNNNNNNNNNNNNNNNNNNNNNNNNNNNNNNNNNNNNNNNNNNNNNNNNNNNNNNNNNNNNNNNNNNNNNNNNNNNNNNNNNNNNNNNNNNNNNNNNNNNNNNNNNNNNNNNNNNNNNNNNNNNNNNNNNNNNNNNNNNNNNNNNNNNNNNNNNNNNNNNNNNNNNNNNNNNNNNNNNNNNNNNNNNNNNNNNNNNNNNNNNNNNNNNNNNNNNNNNNNNNNNNNNNNNNNNNNNNNNNNNNNNNNNNNNNNNNNNNNNNNNNNNNNNNNNNNNNNNNNNNNNNNNNNNNNNNNNNNNNNNNNNNNNNNNNNNNNNNNNNNNNNNNNNNNNNNNNNNNNNNNNNNNNNNNNNNNNNNNNNNNNNNNNNNNNNNNNNNNNNNNNNNNNNNNNNNNNNNNNNNNNNNNNNNNNNNNNNNNNNNNNNNNNNNNNNNNNNNNNNNNNNNNNNNNNNNNNNNNNNNNNNNNNNNNNNNNNNNNNNNNNNNNNNNNNNNNNNNNNNNNNNNNNNNNNNNNNNNNNNNNNNNNNNNNNNNNNNNNNNNNNNNNNNNNNNNNNNNNNNNNNNNNNNNNNNNNNNNNNNNNNNNNNNNNNNNNNNNNNNNNNNNNNNNNNNNNNNNNNNNNNNNNNNNNNNNNNNNNNNNNNNNNNNNNNNNNNNNNNNNNNNNNNNNNNNNNNNNNNNNNNNNNNNNNNNNNNNNNNNNNNNNNNNNNNNNNNNNNNNNNNNNNNNNNNNNNNNNNNNNNNNNNNNNNNNNNNNNNN encodes:
- the LOC119316684 gene encoding disease resistance protein Pik-2-like isoform X1; this translates as MNIVTGAMGSLIPKLGKLLMDEYNLHKSIKKDVEFLRKELEGMHAALAKVGEVPRDQLDKQVKLWADEVRDISYDMEDVVDKFLVRVDCIEPHDNTNRFNGLMKKMADLFKKGKNHHQIADAIKEIKEQLHEVAARRDRNKVDGIAPNPTTVAIDPRLRALYTDATELVGIYGKRDQGLLRLLSIEDGDASSKRLKKISIVGFGGLGKTTLARAVYEKIKCDFACKAFVSIGRNPDIKKIFRDILVDLDNSISNLAILDERQLINKLLEVLDNKRMEAWRIRTMQHLLAKTCSTPGRSRGWPGSEP
- the LOC119316684 gene encoding disease resistance protein Pik-2-like isoform X2; translation: MNIVTGAMGSLIPKLGKLLMDEYNLHKSIKKDVEFLRKELEGMHAALAKVGEVPRDQLDKQVKLWADEVRDISYDMEDVVDKFLVRVDCIEPHDNTNRFNGLMKKMADLFKKGKNHHQIADAIKEIKEQLHEVAARRDRNKVDGIAPNPTTVAIDPRLRALYTDATELVGIYGKRDQGLLRLLSIEDGDASSKRLKKISIVGFGGLGKTTLARAVYEKIKCDFACKAFVSIGRNPDIKKIFRDILVDLDNSISNLAILDERQLINKLLEVLDNKRNTVCGFSEIREMKMDN